A section of the Corynebacterium tuberculostearicum genome encodes:
- a CDS encoding ABC transporter ATP-binding protein, which produces MTNAAARAVDLFKQYGSDDTAVVALDHVSIEFGKNEFTAIMGPSGSGKSTLMHTMAGLDSATSGSAFIGDTDMSALNDKNITALRRDRLGFIFQSFNLVPTLTAAENITLPTDIAGKGVDKQWFEEVTSRLGLAERLEHRPAELSGGQQQRVACARALVSRPEIIFGDEPTGNLDSNSSAEVLDILRTAVDKDDQTVVIVTHDAKAASYADRVVFLADGKLVNELHNPTMEAIHQVMAEIEG; this is translated from the coding sequence ATGACTAATGCTGCGGCTCGCGCCGTTGACTTGTTTAAGCAATACGGAAGCGATGACACAGCTGTCGTCGCTCTTGATCATGTATCCATTGAATTCGGCAAGAACGAATTCACGGCGATCATGGGCCCATCGGGTTCCGGTAAGTCGACGCTGATGCACACCATGGCTGGTCTCGATTCAGCGACCTCCGGATCAGCATTTATCGGTGATACCGATATGTCGGCGCTCAATGACAAAAACATTACGGCCTTGCGTCGTGACCGGTTGGGCTTTATTTTCCAGTCCTTTAACCTTGTGCCCACGCTGACTGCGGCGGAAAACATTACGCTGCCTACGGATATTGCGGGTAAGGGCGTCGATAAGCAGTGGTTTGAGGAGGTCACTAGCCGCCTCGGCCTAGCAGAGCGCCTGGAACACCGCCCAGCTGAATTGTCTGGTGGACAGCAGCAGCGCGTGGCCTGTGCTCGTGCATTGGTTTCTCGGCCGGAAATCATCTTCGGCGATGAGCCAACGGGCAACCTGGATTCGAATTCTTCGGCCGAGGTGCTCGACATTTTGCGAACCGCGGTGGATAAGGACGACCAAACAGTGGTCATCGTGACACACGATGCCAAGGCCGCCTCGTATGCGGACCGGGTGGTTTTCCTTGCTGACGGCAAGCTTGTGAATGAGTTGCACAATCCGACGATGGAGGCCATTCACCAGGTAATGGCGGAGATTGAGGGCTAA
- a CDS encoding HNH endonuclease signature motif containing protein: MTATLAPPEPDAPLDYPDTLLIGDHPANAHDTDADQDVPEAFYTTNAPGNHIGKAGTYTRKTSWFLYRAILPQLDDDVDLSLTSLAKDLGISYNKLLGFLRAHFRMRQLPLVTEVQGHHWILDLTKLRIIDRELTRLDNNPDHLEAIDAALADFLTPTTPNQTVPTDADLRRFIRTFIDTHLRPEDKEQQPEPRLRINYNPDNTTTLSLTCDSATATIIARHIDAYTNQTTTTAAQALIDLILEDTHTSVAINTFTTNEKANLVFHPGAGWINLNHAPTDNTFIRRLLADEADSYTPTTDIRAYTQGRDATCRWPGCTVPATRCQLDHRIEYHLGGPTSPDNLVNLCQHHHNIKTDRRIHYILDPITGTIAWLHRDGTYQLDHPTGPLATHQTHWNHTWAQYLTHQQQRTKRKEG; this comes from the coding sequence ATGACTGCCACACTTGCCCCGCCCGAACCAGATGCCCCCCTCGACTACCCAGACACCCTCCTCATAGGTGACCACCCCGCAAACGCACACGACACAGATGCCGACCAAGACGTTCCTGAAGCGTTCTACACCACCAACGCACCCGGCAACCACATCGGCAAAGCCGGCACCTACACACGCAAAACCTCCTGGTTCCTTTACCGCGCCATCCTCCCCCAACTAGACGACGACGTCGACCTGAGCCTCACCAGCCTCGCCAAAGACCTCGGCATCTCCTACAACAAACTCCTAGGCTTCCTCCGCGCCCACTTCCGCATGCGCCAACTACCCCTCGTCACCGAAGTCCAAGGCCACCACTGGATACTCGACCTAACCAAACTGCGCATCATCGACCGCGAACTCACCCGCCTAGACAACAACCCAGACCACCTCGAAGCCATCGACGCCGCACTCGCAGACTTCCTCACCCCCACCACACCCAACCAAACAGTCCCCACCGACGCAGACCTACGACGCTTCATCCGCACCTTCATCGACACCCACCTGCGCCCCGAAGACAAAGAACAACAACCCGAACCACGCCTGCGCATCAACTACAACCCGGATAACACCACCACACTATCTTTGACCTGCGATAGTGCTACCGCCACCATCATCGCCCGCCACATCGACGCCTACACTAACCAGACCACCACCACCGCAGCACAAGCACTCATCGACCTCATCTTGGAAGACACCCACACCAGCGTTGCCATCAACACGTTCACCACAAACGAGAAAGCCAACCTCGTCTTTCACCCCGGTGCCGGATGGATAAACCTCAACCACGCCCCCACGGACAACACCTTCATCCGCCGACTCTTAGCCGACGAGGCAGACTCCTACACCCCCACCACCGACATCCGCGCCTACACCCAAGGCAGAGATGCTACCTGCCGCTGGCCCGGCTGCACCGTCCCCGCCACCCGGTGCCAACTCGACCACCGCATCGAATACCACCTTGGCGGGCCAACCAGCCCAGACAATTTAGTCAACCTCTGCCAACACCACCACAACATCAAAACCGACCGCAGAATCCACTACATCCTCGACCCGATTACCGGAACCATCGCCTGGCTACACCGCGACGGTACCTACCAACTAGACCACCCCACCGGACCACTAGCCACACACCAAACACACTGGAACCACACCTGGGCCCAATACCTCACACACCAACAACAAAGAACAAAGAGAAAGGAGGGCTAG